In Acipenser ruthenus chromosome 60, fAciRut3.2 maternal haplotype, whole genome shotgun sequence, a genomic segment contains:
- the LOC131725071 gene encoding josephin-2-like isoform X1 — MCEPSPDVFHEKQRLELCAIHALNNVLQERIFSKEAADDICKRLSPESRMNPHRSFLGTGNYDVNVIMAALQSRGLAAVWWDKRRSLDSLCLDRVFGFILNIPSLVLLGFLSLPIKRRHWIAVRQVNGSYYNLDSKLKEPARIGSDTELRKFLEEQISQDPCEMLLVVQREVEDDGSWMSPN, encoded by the exons atgtgtgAGCCGAGTCCAGACGTTTTCCACGAGAAGCAGCGGCTGGAGTTATGCGCGATCCATGCGCTCAATAACGTGCTGCAGGAACGGATCTTCTCCAAAGAAGCCGCGGATGACATTTGCAAACG ttTATCCCCGGAGTCCCGCATGAATCCGCACCGCAGTTTTCTCGGCACTGGGAATTACGATGTGAATGTGATCATGGCGGCGCTGCAGAGCCGGGGGCTGGCGGCGGTGTGGTGGGACAAGCGCAG GTCGCTGGACTCTCTCTGTTTGGACAGGGTCTTTGGTTTCATCCTCAACATCCCCTCTCTGGTGTTGCTCGGCTTCCTGTCCCTCCCCATCAAGAGACGGCACTGGATTGCGGTGCGTCAGGTAAACGGGTCCTACTACAATCTGGACTCCAAACTAAAGGAGCCCGCCCGAATCGGCAGTGACACCGAGCTCAG gaaGTTTCTGGAGGAACAAATCTCCCAGGATCCCTGCGAGATGCTGCTTGTTGTCCAGAGGGAGGTTGAGGACGACGGATCATGGATGAGCCCCAATTGA
- the LOC131725071 gene encoding josephin-2-like isoform X2, translating into MCEPSPDVFHEKQRLELCAIHALNNVLQERIFSKEAADDICKRLSPESRMNPHRSFLGTGNYDVNVIMAALQSRGLAAVWWDKRRSLDSLCLDRVFGFILNIPSLVLLGFLSLPIKRRHWIAVRQEVSGGTNLPGSLRDAACCPEGG; encoded by the exons atgtgtgAGCCGAGTCCAGACGTTTTCCACGAGAAGCAGCGGCTGGAGTTATGCGCGATCCATGCGCTCAATAACGTGCTGCAGGAACGGATCTTCTCCAAAGAAGCCGCGGATGACATTTGCAAACG ttTATCCCCGGAGTCCCGCATGAATCCGCACCGCAGTTTTCTCGGCACTGGGAATTACGATGTGAATGTGATCATGGCGGCGCTGCAGAGCCGGGGGCTGGCGGCGGTGTGGTGGGACAAGCGCAG GTCGCTGGACTCTCTCTGTTTGGACAGGGTCTTTGGTTTCATCCTCAACATCCCCTCTCTGGTGTTGCTCGGCTTCCTGTCCCTCCCCATCAAGAGACGGCACTGGATTGCGGTGCGTCAG gaaGTTTCTGGAGGAACAAATCTCCCAGGATCCCTGCGAGATGCTGCTTGTTGTCCAGAGGGAGGTTGA
- the LOC117966760 gene encoding pancreatic alpha-amylase-like has protein sequence MKLFLVLAAFLSVCWAQYNPNTQPGRTSIVHLFEWRWADIAAECERYLAPNGFGGVQISPPSESVVLSNPYRPWWERYQPISYNLCSRSGTASELKDMVTRCNNVGVRIYVDAVINHMSGATAGSGTHSSCGTFFNAAARSFPSVPYSAVDFNDGKCRTYSGDIENYNDIYQVRDCRLVSLLDLALEKEYVRGKAADYLNSLIDIGVAGFRVDACKHMWPGDLNAVYSRIKPLNTKWFPSGSKAFIYQEVIDLGGEGIKASEYFGLGRVTEFKYSTKIGIVFRKWNGEKLAYLRNWGEGWAFMPSDRALVFVDNHDNQRGHGPGGNSVLTFWDSRLYKMASGFMLAHPYGVTRVMSSFRWPRYIENGKDKNDWVGPPSYSDGRTKPVPINPDSTCGDGWVCEHRWRQIKNMVIFRNVVNGQPFSNWWDNGGNQVAFGRGNKGFIVFNNDDWNLDVTLQTGLPAGLYCDVISGQEDGGRCTGSQISVEGDGRARFQISNTAEDPFIAIHVNAKL, from the exons ATGAAGCTCTTTCTAGTCCTCGCAgcgtttctctctgtgtgttggGCTCAATATAACCCCAACACACAGCCTGGGAGAACATCCATCGTTCACCTGTTTGAGTGGCGCTGGGCTGACATCGCGGCAGAGTGTGAGCGCTATCTCGCACCCAATGGGTTTGGAGGCGTTCAG ATTTCACCTCCCAGTGAAAGTGTGGTGTTGTCCAATCCTTACCGGCCCTGGTGGGAGAGGTATCAGCCAATCAGCTACAACCTGTGCTCGAGATCGGGGACAGCCAGCGAGCTGAAGGACATGGTGACGCGCTGCAACAACGTCGGG GTCCGAATCTATGTGGACGCTGTCATCAATCACATGAGTGGCGCTACGGCAGGATCGGGGACTCACTCCTCCTGCGGGACTTTCTTCAACGCCGCAGCCAGAAGCTTCCCCTCCGTGCCCTACTCCGCGGTGGACTTTAATGACGGGAAGTGCAGGACTTACAGCGGTGACATCGAGAACTACAATGATATCTACCAG GTGAGGGACTGTCGTCTCGTTAGTCTGCTGGATCTTGCCCTGGAGAAGGAATACGTTCGAGGGAAGGCGGCAGATTATTTGAACAGCCTCATTGACATTGGTGTGGCGGGCTTCAGAGTGGACGCTTGTAAACACATGTGGCCTGGCGATCTGAACGCTGTCTACTCCAGAATTAAACCCCTCAACACAAAGTGGTTCCCCAGCGGCTCCAAGGCCTTTATCTACCAGGAG GTCATCGATCTCGGAGGAGAGGGGATTAAGGCCAGCGAGTACTTTGGACTGGGCCGGGTCACGGAGTTTAAGTACAGCACGAAAATAGGAATTGTCTTCCGCAAGTGGAACGGGGAGAAATTGGCTTACTTGCG gAATTGGGGTGAGGGCTGGGCGTTCATGCCCTCTGACAGAGCCCTGGTGTTCGTGGATAATCATGACAACCAGAGGGGCCACGGACCTGGAGGGAACTCTGTCCTCACATTCTGGGACTCCAG GCTGTACAAAATGGCATCTGGCTTCATGCTGGCTCACCCCTATGGAGTGACTCGAGTGATGTCAAGTTTCCGCTGGCCAAGATACATAGAGAATGGGAAG GATAAGAATGACTGGGTTGGACCCCCAAGCTATAGTGATGGGAGGACCAAACCTGTTCCCATTAATCCAGACAGCACCTGTGGAGACGGCTGGGTTTGCGAACACAGATGGCGCCAAATCAA AAACATGGTTATTTTCCGGAATGTAGTGAATGGCCAGCCGTTCTCTAACTGGTGGGACAATGGAGGCAACCAGGTGGCGTTCGGGCGTGGAAACAAAGGCTTCATCGTGTTCAACAACGATGACTG GAATCTGGATGTGACTCTGCAGACCGGGCTGCCGGCTGGCTTGTACTGCGACGTGATCTCGGGGCAGGAGGACGGGGGGCGCTGCACCGGGAGCCAGATCTCCGTCGAGGGAGATGGGCGGGCTCGATTCCAGATCAGCAACACCGCCGAGGATCCCTTCATCGCCATTCACGTCAACGCCAAGCTGTGA